In Saccharicrinis fermentans DSM 9555 = JCM 21142, a genomic segment contains:
- a CDS encoding two-component regulator propeller domain-containing protein, with amino-acid sequence MIYSNRFKLLNLLLAAVLFILQAKLVAQPPHIDSDFIKIRNLTDQPQNDVNQIYKDKSGYMWIGTLDGLHRYDGYSYKTYRVNEGEHSISSNLIKSIDEDSFGNIWIGTYDKGISKFDPLTEKFTNFYNTPHNTIFNSNDVTSLIVDNNNILWSGNMLGINRIELDTAMNKIIKVDILNDHNLKRTNFVNITKVIHQDRNQNIWIGTNQYLYRIINPYVSVDKMKLASYELNIESICDGPHGIIAGTFYNVVEISNQNNQLIINDIYPLRGSSILYHENMIWVGNRKGLYTLSQKDKQWIPTNHFNENFTDNSLSCNLVTWLTNDINGQVWIGTRGGGVNIAYTQNKRFQHYKHTPTPGSLSNNLCRSIFEDHKQNLWIGTEEQGISYLPKDAHYTNGFQQINVNANLNANRAYCIEETILPHSTKHNSLVWVGTSYPTSLVVYDQETLQAKPRPDLFNDFGFVFALEATDDSTIWIGTYSSGLFRVNFNKDGDITRYIQMVPDDSNPHSISSFIIRSILKDSQGNIWVGTDKGINRLSKEEAIAPNPQFEIFTTENKHANLTHDYILQIFEAKDGTIWIGTMGGGLLKYNAPPTYDQVSFTNYTSDNLLPNNTIKSITEDPSGFLWLTSNKGLTRFNPTTAEVINYDITDGLQDNEFSEICALIRKNGQIILGGIKGFNVFYPNQIKSDLIKPRIYLTDLQIKNQSVKTGENSILTQSMQFTDEIRLKYKDNSFSIGFVGLNYNAPQKNNYQYILQGFDEQWYKASPDNRTAKYTNVPPGEYIFKVLGSNSDNIWSDTPASVKIIIAPPFFQSPQAFALYFLIIIGFIWLQRYLSAQKNKQKNQLLLANMEKEKAEEISQMKLRFFTNISHEFRTPLTLISAPLEKLIKNNSYSTNEERLTLYQLMNQNIKIMMRLINQLMDFRKLEQDKLSLQVSHINLSEFIETIFNSFKELAHQKQIDYQLNDKYAPIMVWADPEKLERVVYNILANAFKYSPNGKSILVSILSDEQHVSIAVKDTGIGIKHEVQDHIFERYFRDNTQPEPNIGGTGIGLALSKAMVELHHGTISVESEENKGSTFTVSLPHGNTHFKSEEINKTEHPYHFTSLSTGANKITDTNHILNKNSLSKSKVLVVEDNHDLRLFIAQSLNNEYEVYEAEDGRQALDMCEEVMPNLIVSDIMMPHMTGIQLCKSIKTTELTSHIPVILLTANSTLTDLLL; translated from the coding sequence ATGATATATTCGAATCGTTTCAAGCTATTAAACTTACTATTGGCAGCCGTCCTTTTTATTCTTCAAGCTAAACTCGTGGCACAGCCCCCCCATATAGATAGCGATTTTATCAAGATCAGAAATCTAACAGACCAACCACAGAACGATGTGAATCAAATATATAAAGACAAAAGCGGATATATGTGGATTGGCACCTTGGATGGCTTGCATAGATATGACGGATACAGTTACAAGACCTATAGAGTCAATGAAGGAGAACACAGCATATCCAGCAACCTGATCAAAAGCATTGATGAAGATAGTTTTGGTAATATATGGATAGGAACCTACGACAAGGGCATCTCAAAATTTGATCCTTTAACAGAAAAATTCACAAACTTTTATAATACACCCCACAACACCATTTTTAATAGTAATGATGTCACTTCATTGATTGTAGATAACAACAATATTCTCTGGTCAGGAAATATGTTAGGTATTAATCGGATTGAGTTAGATACCGCGATGAATAAGATCATAAAGGTAGACATCCTTAACGATCACAACCTAAAAAGAACAAATTTTGTAAATATTACAAAAGTCATTCATCAAGATAGAAATCAAAACATATGGATTGGAACAAACCAGTATTTATATCGGATCATAAATCCATATGTTTCTGTTGATAAAATGAAATTAGCCTCCTACGAACTCAATATAGAATCTATTTGTGACGGACCCCACGGAATTATAGCAGGTACCTTTTACAATGTTGTTGAAATCTCAAACCAAAACAATCAGCTTATCATCAACGACATATATCCACTAAGGGGCAGCTCCATACTTTACCATGAAAACATGATTTGGGTAGGAAACCGCAAAGGCTTATACACGCTCTCCCAAAAGGATAAGCAATGGATTCCTACGAATCATTTCAATGAAAACTTTACCGACAATAGCTTAAGTTGCAACTTGGTTACCTGGCTTACCAATGATATCAACGGACAAGTATGGATTGGAACAAGAGGAGGCGGTGTGAATATTGCATACACCCAAAACAAAAGGTTTCAACATTATAAACACACACCGACACCAGGTAGCTTAAGCAATAATTTATGTCGAAGCATTTTTGAAGATCATAAACAAAATCTATGGATTGGTACAGAGGAACAAGGTATTAGCTATTTACCTAAAGATGCCCATTACACCAATGGTTTTCAACAAATAAATGTAAATGCCAATCTCAATGCCAACAGAGCATACTGCATTGAAGAAACCATTTTACCCCATTCTACCAAACACAATAGTTTAGTCTGGGTAGGTACCAGTTACCCCACTTCATTGGTTGTGTATGACCAGGAAACATTACAAGCCAAACCTCGTCCTGACCTATTTAACGATTTTGGTTTTGTTTTTGCGCTGGAAGCGACGGATGACTCCACCATATGGATTGGCACCTATAGCTCAGGGCTGTTTCGGGTAAACTTTAATAAGGATGGAGATATCACCCGCTACATCCAGATGGTACCCGATGATTCAAATCCTCATTCTATTTCATCTTTTATCATCAGAAGCATTCTAAAGGACAGCCAAGGAAACATTTGGGTAGGTACCGACAAAGGAATAAACAGACTTAGCAAAGAAGAAGCCATAGCCCCCAACCCTCAGTTTGAAATCTTTACTACCGAGAACAAACACGCTAATTTAACCCATGATTATATTCTACAAATATTTGAAGCCAAAGATGGTACCATATGGATCGGAACCATGGGTGGAGGTCTTTTAAAATACAATGCCCCCCCAACCTACGACCAGGTATCATTTACAAACTACACAAGCGATAATCTACTCCCTAACAACACCATAAAATCCATTACCGAAGATCCATCGGGCTTTCTATGGCTTACCTCCAATAAAGGATTAACCCGCTTTAACCCCACCACAGCAGAAGTTATTAATTACGATATCACAGATGGCCTACAAGACAATGAGTTTTCAGAGATTTGTGCGCTCATCCGAAAAAATGGTCAAATCATACTAGGAGGCATCAAAGGATTTAATGTCTTTTATCCCAATCAAATCAAATCAGATCTTATAAAACCACGTATATACTTAACCGATCTTCAAATAAAAAACCAGTCAGTTAAGACCGGCGAAAATTCAATCCTAACACAATCTATGCAGTTTACGGATGAAATTAGATTAAAATACAAAGACAATAGCTTTAGTATAGGATTTGTTGGATTAAACTATAACGCCCCACAAAAAAACAATTACCAATATATTTTACAAGGATTTGATGAGCAATGGTACAAAGCAAGCCCCGACAACAGAACGGCCAAATATACCAATGTACCCCCTGGCGAATACATATTTAAAGTACTGGGTTCAAATAGTGATAATATCTGGAGTGACACACCTGCTTCCGTTAAAATAATTATCGCCCCTCCTTTTTTTCAAAGTCCACAGGCATTTGCACTTTATTTTTTAATTATTATTGGTTTTATATGGTTGCAAAGGTACTTATCTGCACAAAAAAACAAACAAAAAAATCAGCTACTATTGGCCAATATGGAAAAAGAAAAGGCCGAAGAAATATCACAAATGAAACTTCGCTTCTTTACAAATATATCTCATGAATTCAGAACGCCCCTTACCCTCATATCGGCTCCATTAGAAAAACTCATAAAAAACAACAGTTATTCAACCAATGAGGAGCGGCTTACCTTATATCAACTCATGAACCAAAACATCAAAATAATGATGCGATTGATTAATCAGCTTATGGATTTCAGAAAGCTAGAGCAGGACAAGCTCAGTCTGCAAGTAAGTCATATTAACCTATCCGAATTTATTGAGACTATTTTTAACTCATTCAAAGAGTTGGCCCACCAAAAACAAATTGATTATCAACTAAATGACAAGTATGCGCCCATCATGGTATGGGCTGATCCTGAAAAGCTGGAACGAGTGGTGTATAACATATTGGCCAATGCCTTTAAATATTCCCCTAACGGCAAATCAATATTAGTAAGCATTCTCAGTGATGAACAACATGTCTCCATCGCCGTTAAGGATACAGGAATCGGAATCAAACATGAAGTACAGGATCACATCTTCGAACGATATTTCAGAGACAATACGCAACCAGAACCCAATATTGGAGGAACAGGAATAGGTTTAGCCCTAAGCAAAGCAATGGTAGAACTGCACCACGGTACAATTAGCGTTGAAAGCGAAGAAAATAAAGGAAGTACCTTTACTGTTTCATTGCCTCATGGCAACACTCATTTTAAGTCCGAAGAAATAAATAAAACTGAACACCCATACCATTTCACCAGCCTTAGCACTGGAGCTAACAAAATTACCGATACAAACCATATTCTTAACAAGAACTCCCTTTCTAAATCAAAAGTATTGGTAGTGGAAGACAACCATGACCTAAGATTATTCATTGCCCAATCACTTAACAATGAATATG
- a CDS encoding RagB/SusD family nutrient uptake outer membrane protein, which yields MKNYILLLFILLLGLSACEDDFLDQSNPSALTADTFWKNESDFEKGLNATYAALQFKSIWGAAGAKLLTRSDIVTTTTIWGGDYTQFNEFIYNNNTGTIPLLWSDCYVGIYRANQVLSNLPNVADDNFTQEERDQVEAQAKFLRAFFYWQLAYNYGKAIIHTDIVSQIEDFTKAPSSKEDVLSQVVIPDLEYAIENLPVEWSEKGRITTGAAKSLLAKTYLYEKEWSKAASLLLEVIESGTYSLASDPVENFVLAGEYNSESIFEINYTLNYKENNLASIVDDYSDRTGSEASNIGVSFAGYEAGGYNSCLPTYWLEEMFIDSDEKDPNYGKWGSNVYSRRTYASIVTEKGLGPYFGSDDPGTYAAFRYGWASKIKKFIPWDTNDGPLNQGLGSGCGVNYKVIRLADIYLMYAEAVLNDNGDVATAIEYIDKVRARAGVITLAQYQADNGGMIPQLHLSRFNSDDPSSRSFTEVNAASIMTHIQMVERPLELCFEGHRWHDLRRWGITEDVFKARRADELVMISKLCTEDPVSQAIDSDKESVVYPWYIEEYVRTQYAGPAANYIPEEHDFLGIPDVEIQTNPLANE from the coding sequence ATGAAAAATTATATATTATTATTATTTATTCTTTTACTGGGCCTGAGTGCCTGTGAAGATGATTTTCTGGATCAAAGCAACCCGAGTGCTTTAACCGCTGATACGTTCTGGAAAAATGAATCGGATTTTGAGAAAGGATTAAATGCAACTTATGCAGCTTTGCAGTTTAAATCTATATGGGGAGCAGCGGGTGCCAAATTATTAACCCGGTCAGACATTGTTACCACAACGACTATTTGGGGAGGTGACTATACTCAATTCAACGAATTTATTTACAATAACAATACAGGGACGATTCCCTTATTGTGGTCTGATTGTTATGTAGGAATTTACAGAGCTAATCAGGTGTTGTCTAACTTACCTAATGTTGCTGATGATAATTTTACCCAAGAAGAAAGAGATCAAGTAGAAGCACAGGCTAAATTTTTAAGAGCATTTTTTTATTGGCAGCTTGCTTATAATTATGGGAAAGCGATAATACATACAGATATTGTATCGCAAATAGAAGATTTTACAAAGGCTCCTTCGAGTAAGGAAGATGTTCTTTCTCAGGTTGTGATACCAGATTTAGAGTATGCCATAGAAAATTTACCTGTTGAGTGGTCAGAAAAAGGCCGGATTACTACAGGAGCAGCTAAATCACTGCTTGCAAAAACTTACCTGTATGAAAAGGAGTGGTCTAAAGCAGCCTCTCTTTTGTTGGAGGTGATTGAGTCAGGAACATATTCGTTGGCGAGCGATCCTGTGGAGAATTTTGTATTGGCCGGTGAGTATAATAGTGAGTCTATTTTTGAGATAAACTATACCCTTAATTACAAAGAAAACAACCTTGCCAGTATTGTAGATGATTATTCTGACCGGACAGGTTCTGAAGCCAGTAATATTGGTGTTTCTTTTGCTGGTTATGAGGCAGGTGGATATAATTCGTGCTTGCCTACTTATTGGCTTGAAGAGATGTTTATTGATTCCGACGAGAAAGATCCTAATTATGGTAAATGGGGCAGTAATGTGTATTCCAGAAGAACCTATGCTTCTATTGTAACAGAAAAAGGATTAGGGCCCTACTTTGGATCTGACGATCCTGGAACGTATGCAGCTTTTCGATATGGATGGGCATCAAAAATTAAAAAATTCATTCCTTGGGATACCAATGACGGTCCTTTGAACCAAGGCTTGGGATCAGGATGTGGTGTTAACTATAAGGTGATTCGTTTGGCTGATATTTATTTGATGTATGCCGAAGCTGTCTTGAATGATAATGGCGATGTAGCCACTGCGATTGAGTATATCGATAAAGTGCGGGCAAGGGCTGGTGTAATAACCTTGGCTCAATATCAGGCAGATAATGGGGGTATGATCCCTCAATTACACCTATCGCGCTTTAATAGTGACGATCCTTCTTCAAGATCATTTACCGAAGTAAATGCTGCGTCTATCATGACACATATTCAAATGGTTGAGAGACCGCTTGAGCTTTGTTTTGAAGGACATAGATGGCACGATTTAAGAAGATGGGGTATTACGGAGGATGTGTTTAAAGCACGTCGCGCCGATGAATTGGTGATGATTAGTAAGTTATGTACCGAGGATCCTGTAAGTCAAGCTATTGATAGCGACAAAGAAAGTGTAGTGTATCCATGGTATATTGAAGAGTATGTGAGAACGCAATATGCAGGACCTGCAGCAAATTATATCCCTGAAGAGCATGATTTTTTAGGTATACCTGATGTAGAGATTCAAACAAACCCATTGGCTAACGAATAA
- a CDS encoding SusC/RagA family TonB-linked outer membrane protein: MKQMRTKSRKLLLMVAFLIASMGALFAQEKGITGVVTEKATGDPVPGVSVVVKGTTNGTITDMDGNYHLNVQTGEVVVFSFIGFTPVEITVGQETKVNVALEADVVSLKEVIAVGYGTSKKIELTGAVSSIKNESMERVIASDFTKALQGQIAGVRVTEMSGRPGDQATINIRGIGSINASTNQSPLYVVDGIPFENNPNIPSEEIESISVLKDGASAAIYGTRASNGVIVITTKKGKAGAVRVSYSGYGGIQNIVSSTPLNDTEQQIYVEQQKSLQGGGSSLTPQANPYMSDKNTDFVDYIEENNSAIQSHNLSLSSGSENLKFSLNVNYYDQAGVVQKSGYNRFSTRANTSYSKGKFDAFVSFGVQKRVQEVEPYAIYEYSIFQSPWRSLPNELPTTSDAIYIDGEAALIEQYGYFAKQMSLEREIANDSYNTSGNFKFEIIDGLTIAENVGFYVNNQDDDRWTPKLLLYSQGATEPGTTSQLFSQRRIVSTDYEKWTTETVLNYDKKFGEHSIKLTAVYSMEKSNQEYTDITKQDGIDNSLRDFNVMTSMVGINGYSRENTLTGKMFRAQYNYKNKYLFSGSVRYDGSSKFKEGSKYGTFPGASLGWNISEEPFMSGLTNVDNLKLRISYAEVGNEGILPYQYSPYVDANIDYVYGAESDDQLGYGAIQRMYVDENIGWETNISRNIGVDLSMFRSKLTMTLDLYKNSKEDMLFNQSIPSSSGTSPTTNGSTYTQFNSVVRNLGNMVNKGVELSMTYKHRTKMGLNLTTTGTFAMNDNEVTSLGGEDKVIIADAIPANWRRVQQSAVKYMVVGKPAGAFYLIPTDGIIKTQEELAEVQSYMPSAALGDVKYLDTNEDGTINDDDRVYSGSAEPKWEAGLILSADYKGFDFSAQLLYAHGGKVYNGTKMFAYGTGRHKDMYYAFSESNTDSNIPAVRSSSEHNNYRSWSDYYLEDADYLRVRGLTLGYTFKNLLNSNVEKVRIYTTAQNPFTFTKYEGYDPEVGASEGRPFDRGLDIGKYPIARTFTAGVQIDF, encoded by the coding sequence ATGAAACAAATGCGAACAAAATCAAGAAAGCTGTTACTTATGGTAGCATTCCTGATTGCCTCTATGGGTGCATTATTTGCACAGGAAAAAGGAATAACAGGGGTAGTTACAGAAAAAGCAACCGGAGATCCTGTTCCGGGTGTGAGCGTGGTTGTGAAGGGAACAACCAATGGAACCATAACAGACATGGATGGAAATTATCATTTAAATGTACAGACCGGAGAAGTGGTCGTGTTTTCTTTTATTGGTTTTACTCCTGTTGAAATTACTGTGGGGCAGGAAACCAAGGTGAATGTTGCATTGGAGGCGGATGTGGTTTCTTTAAAAGAGGTGATCGCTGTTGGTTATGGTACTTCTAAAAAAATTGAGCTGACGGGTGCAGTCTCTTCCATTAAAAACGAATCGATGGAAAGGGTGATTGCCTCTGATTTTACCAAGGCATTACAAGGTCAAATTGCTGGTGTACGTGTTACAGAAATGAGTGGGCGACCAGGTGATCAAGCTACTATAAATATTCGTGGTATAGGATCTATTAACGCCAGTACCAACCAAAGCCCTCTATATGTGGTGGATGGTATCCCTTTCGAAAATAACCCTAATATTCCTTCCGAAGAAATTGAGAGTATTAGTGTGTTAAAGGATGGAGCTTCTGCCGCTATTTATGGAACACGTGCTTCTAATGGTGTTATTGTGATAACCACCAAAAAAGGAAAAGCTGGAGCAGTAAGGGTTTCTTATTCTGGATATGGAGGTATTCAGAATATTGTGTCCTCCACACCATTAAATGATACGGAACAACAAATTTACGTGGAACAACAAAAGTCGTTGCAAGGTGGCGGTAGTTCTTTAACGCCTCAGGCAAATCCTTATATGTCTGATAAAAATACAGATTTTGTTGATTATATCGAAGAAAATAACTCTGCTATTCAATCGCATAACTTATCATTATCTTCTGGTTCAGAGAATTTAAAATTTAGTTTAAATGTGAATTACTATGATCAGGCTGGTGTGGTACAAAAATCAGGCTATAATAGGTTTAGTACAAGAGCCAATACATCTTATAGTAAAGGTAAATTCGATGCTTTTGTTAGTTTTGGTGTACAAAAACGGGTGCAAGAGGTAGAGCCGTACGCTATTTATGAGTATTCTATTTTTCAATCACCTTGGAGGTCGCTTCCCAATGAATTACCAACAACAAGTGATGCGATTTATATCGATGGAGAAGCCGCTCTTATTGAGCAATATGGATATTTTGCCAAGCAAATGAGTCTTGAGCGAGAAATAGCTAATGACTCCTATAATACAAGTGGTAATTTTAAATTCGAGATAATAGATGGTTTAACCATTGCAGAGAATGTTGGCTTTTATGTGAATAATCAGGATGACGATCGCTGGACACCCAAATTGTTGCTTTATAGTCAAGGTGCCACCGAGCCAGGAACAACGAGTCAACTATTCTCTCAAAGAAGAATTGTTTCAACGGATTATGAAAAGTGGACAACCGAGACAGTACTTAATTATGATAAGAAATTTGGGGAGCATAGCATTAAACTAACCGCAGTGTATTCAATGGAGAAATCAAACCAAGAATATACTGATATCACAAAACAAGATGGAATAGACAATAGTCTTAGAGATTTTAATGTGATGACGTCAATGGTGGGTATTAATGGTTATTCCAGAGAAAATACCTTAACGGGTAAAATGTTTAGAGCGCAATATAATTATAAAAATAAATATCTGTTTTCGGGAAGTGTCAGGTATGATGGATCATCTAAGTTTAAAGAGGGTAGCAAATATGGAACATTTCCGGGTGCATCGTTAGGTTGGAATATTAGCGAGGAGCCTTTTATGAGTGGCCTAACGAATGTTGATAATCTTAAATTAAGAATCAGTTATGCCGAAGTGGGTAATGAGGGAATTCTTCCGTATCAATATTCTCCATATGTGGATGCCAATATCGATTATGTATATGGCGCAGAAAGTGATGATCAGCTAGGTTATGGCGCCATACAAAGAATGTACGTGGATGAAAATATTGGTTGGGAGACCAATATATCCCGAAACATAGGTGTTGACTTATCTATGTTTAGAAGTAAGTTGACTATGACCCTCGATTTATACAAGAATAGTAAGGAAGATATGCTTTTTAATCAAAGTATTCCAAGTTCTTCAGGTACTTCACCAACAACCAATGGCTCTACATATACACAGTTTAATTCGGTAGTGAGAAACCTAGGTAATATGGTAAATAAGGGAGTTGAATTATCAATGACTTATAAACATAGAACTAAAATGGGTTTAAACCTTACAACAACTGGTACCTTTGCCATGAATGACAATGAAGTAACCAGTCTTGGAGGTGAAGATAAGGTGATTATAGCAGATGCAATACCAGCCAACTGGCGAAGAGTTCAGCAGTCCGCGGTGAAATATATGGTGGTTGGTAAGCCTGCCGGAGCTTTTTATTTGATACCCACAGACGGAATCATTAAGACCCAAGAAGAACTAGCCGAAGTGCAGTCTTATATGCCAAGTGCTGCCTTGGGTGATGTGAAATACCTGGATACAAACGAGGATGGTACCATTAATGATGATGACCGGGTATATAGTGGTTCGGCCGAACCTAAGTGGGAAGCTGGTTTGATTTTGTCGGCCGACTACAAAGGATTTGACTTTTCGGCTCAATTATTATATGCGCATGGTGGAAAGGTATATAACGGAACAAAAATGTTTGCCTATGGTACAGGAAGACATAAAGATATGTACTATGCTTTTTCAGAGTCCAATACAGATAGCAATATCCCTGCCGTCAGAAGTTCCTCTGAGCATAATAACTATAGATCATGGTCCGACTATTATTTGGAAGATGCTGATTACTTAAGAGTAAGAGGTTTAACCTTGGGATATACCTTTAAGAATCTGTTGAATAGCAATGTGGAGAAAGTGAGAATTTACACCACTGCACAAAATCCATTCACCTTTACTAAGTACGAAGGTTATGACCCAGAGGTGGGAGCTTCTGAAGGTAGACCTTTTGATAGAGGACTTGATATTGGAAAATATCCTATCGCTAGAACATTTACTGCTGGTGTGCAAATTGATTTTTAA
- a CDS encoding glycoside hydrolase family 2 TIM barrel-domain containing protein, translated as MMYKSVLYLVVIILVSSCKNERNLQRDMCFNSGWQFFLSTDSTSSTIDLKTADWKTVQLPHDWSVEFPFDSVNGEGCTGYLPGGIGYYKKVFNVDLKNDERLYIWFDGVYNNSEYWINGQKLGEHPYGYSPFYFDLTNHLNSHEITNELVVKVDRSRYADSRWYTGSGIYRNVKLVKVHKLHIPIWGTFVTTPSVTKDNADIHLSISLNNTTGIPQTCNVITEIIDPLGSVVGRMVDEECFSKEGLSVIHQKLSLNKPQLWDVHKPQLYRAKSSILHKGEVIDQYITTFGIRSIKFDKDEGFFLNGVNMKIKGVCLHHDAGLVGAAVPNGVWKRRLQLLKDMGCNAIRIAHNPSSDAFLDLCDEMGFLVQDEFFDEWDYPKDKRLNMNERHNDYITRGYNEHFQEWAKKDLTNTMLAHRNHPSIIQWSIGNEIEWTYPRNAKATGFFDNMNWDGNYFWSRPPYSPERIRKEYESLPKQTYEIGKTAHKLAAWTRALDTSRPVIANCILPSASFESGYADVLDVVGYSYRRVMYDYAKEYYPNKIVMGTENVPQWHEWKAIVERPHISGTFLWTGFDYMGESNDKWPRKATPSGLFDLAGFPKPAYHMYKTLWSDEPHIYICSNTLEQSSYHEVKGKVVEKKPGAWEHVLWFWYNVNEHWNYKNGEPVIVEVISNAPQVELLLNGHSLGVKKLADFPDRIYKWALPFEAGRLEAKAVDEDCTAEIYTAGEAYAIKAHMDHDKLEGSKNDVAHIVVQVVDKAGYPVTNTEQVVEFEVSGSLKSLGVDNGNPENVQAFHSNKITTHKGKALMIVQASDQVGMGTIKVKSGSLKSEELHIEVE; from the coding sequence ATGATGTACAAAAGTGTTTTATATCTCGTAGTTATAATCTTGGTTTCCTCTTGTAAAAATGAGCGTAATTTACAAAGAGATATGTGTTTTAATTCGGGTTGGCAGTTCTTTTTAAGTACAGACAGTACCTCAAGCACTATAGATTTAAAAACAGCCGATTGGAAAACTGTTCAATTGCCACATGACTGGAGTGTGGAATTTCCTTTTGACTCTGTTAACGGAGAGGGGTGTACTGGGTATCTGCCAGGAGGTATTGGTTATTATAAAAAGGTTTTTAATGTCGATTTGAAGAATGATGAAAGACTTTATATATGGTTTGATGGTGTTTATAATAACTCCGAATATTGGATTAACGGTCAGAAGTTAGGAGAACACCCGTATGGTTATTCACCTTTTTATTTCGATTTAACCAATCACCTTAATTCACATGAAATCACGAATGAGTTAGTAGTAAAGGTGGATCGATCTCGTTATGCAGACAGTCGTTGGTACACTGGTTCTGGAATATATCGTAATGTAAAACTGGTAAAGGTTCATAAACTTCATATACCCATTTGGGGAACTTTTGTTACTACTCCCAGTGTCACAAAAGATAACGCAGATATTCATTTGAGTATAAGTCTGAATAATACCACAGGCATTCCACAAACATGTAATGTTATTACTGAAATTATAGATCCCCTTGGTTCCGTTGTGGGAAGGATGGTGGATGAAGAGTGTTTTTCAAAAGAAGGACTCTCTGTTATTCATCAAAAACTATCCTTAAATAAGCCGCAGCTTTGGGATGTTCATAAGCCACAACTGTATAGGGCAAAGTCTTCAATCCTTCATAAGGGTGAAGTCATTGATCAGTATATTACTACCTTCGGTATTCGCTCCATAAAATTTGATAAAGACGAAGGCTTTTTCTTGAATGGGGTGAATATGAAAATCAAAGGTGTTTGTTTGCATCATGATGCAGGATTGGTTGGTGCAGCAGTACCTAATGGTGTTTGGAAGCGTAGGTTACAACTGTTAAAGGATATGGGGTGTAATGCCATCAGAATAGCTCATAATCCAAGTTCCGATGCGTTTTTGGACTTGTGTGACGAGATGGGTTTTCTGGTGCAAGACGAGTTCTTTGATGAATGGGATTACCCAAAAGATAAACGCTTAAATATGAATGAGCGTCACAATGATTATATAACCAGGGGATATAATGAGCATTTTCAGGAATGGGCAAAAAAAGATCTGACAAATACCATGTTGGCACACCGTAATCATCCAAGTATCATTCAGTGGAGTATTGGGAACGAAATAGAATGGACTTATCCGCGTAATGCAAAGGCTACGGGTTTTTTTGATAATATGAACTGGGATGGTAACTATTTTTGGTCGCGCCCTCCTTACTCGCCGGAAAGAATTAGAAAAGAATATGAAAGCCTGCCTAAGCAGACGTACGAAATAGGAAAGACAGCACATAAATTGGCTGCCTGGACCAGAGCATTAGATACATCACGTCCGGTGATAGCGAACTGTATACTTCCCTCGGCCAGCTTTGAGAGTGGCTATGCGGATGTGCTTGATGTGGTGGGGTATAGTTACCGAAGGGTCATGTATGATTATGCAAAGGAATATTATCCGAATAAGATAGTTATGGGTACTGAGAATGTTCCCCAATGGCATGAGTGGAAGGCGATTGTAGAACGCCCTCATATTTCAGGTACTTTTCTTTGGACGGGTTTTGATTATATGGGTGAGTCCAATGATAAATGGCCACGTAAGGCCACACCTAGTGGCTTATTTGATTTAGCGGGCTTTCCTAAACCAGCCTATCATATGTACAAAACCTTATGGTCTGATGAGCCGCATATTTATATATGCTCCAATACATTAGAGCAATCGTCATATCACGAGGTAAAGGGGAAAGTGGTGGAGAAAAAGCCAGGTGCATGGGAACATGTTTTGTGGTTTTGGTACAATGTCAATGAACATTGGAATTATAAAAATGGGGAACCCGTCATTGTAGAAGTTATTTCTAATGCTCCTCAAGTTGAACTGTTGTTGAATGGCCATTCTCTGGGTGTTAAAAAATTGGCTGACTTTCCGGATCGTATTTATAAGTGGGCACTTCCCTTTGAAGCGGGAAGGTTGGAGGCCAAAGCTGTAGATGAAGATTGTACGGCTGAAATTTATACGGCAGGTGAAGCATACGCTATCAAGGCACATATGGATCATGATAAGTTGGAGGGAAGTAAAAATGATGTGGCTCATATTGTTGTTCAGGTGGTTGATAAAGCAGGTTATCCGGTTACTAATACAGAGCAAGTGGTTGAGTTTGAGGTGTCTGGTTCTCTTAAGAGTTTAGGAGTGGATAATGGAAATCCAGAAAATGTACAAGCATTTCATTCAAATAAGATCACTACCCATAAGGGGAAAGCATTGATGATTGTGCAGGCGAGTGATCAAGTGGGCATGGGTACCATAAAGGTGAAATCAGGAAGTTTGAAGTCGGAGGAGCTTCATATAGAGGTGGAATAA